The following proteins are co-located in the Gorilla gorilla gorilla isolate KB3781 chromosome 7, NHGRI_mGorGor1-v2.1_pri, whole genome shotgun sequence genome:
- the SOX7 gene encoding transcription factor SOX-7, producing the protein MASLLGAYPWPEGLECPALDAELSDGQSPPAAPRPPGDKGSESRIRRPMNAFMVWAKDERKRLAVQNPDLHNAELSKMLGKSWKALTLSQKRPYVDEAERLRLQHMQDYPNYKYRPRRKKQAKRLCKRVDPGFLLSSLSRDQNALPEKRSGSRGALGEKEDRGEYSPGTALPSLRGCYHEGPAGGGGGGGTPSSVDTYPYGLPTPPEMSPLDVLEPEQTFFSSPCQEEHGHPRRIPHLPGHPYSPEYAPSPLHCSHPLGSLALGQSPGVSMMSPVPGCPPSPAYYSPATYHPLHSNLQAHLGQLSPPPEHPGFDALDQLSQVELLGDMDRNEFDQYLNTPGHPDSATGAMALSGHVPVSQVTPTGPTETSLISVLADATATYYNSYSVS; encoded by the exons ATGGCTTCGCTGCTGGGAGCCTACCCTTGGCCCGAGGGTCTCGAGTGCCCGGCCTTGGACGCCGAGCTGTCGGATGGACAATCGCCGCCGGCCGCCCCCCGGCCCCCGGGGGACAAGGGCTCCGAGAGCCGTATCCGGCGGCCCATGAACGCCTTCATGGTTTGGGCCAAGGACGAGAGGAAACGGCTGGCGGTGCAGAACCCGGACCTGCACAACGCCGAGCTCAGCAAGATGCTGG GAAAGTCGTGGAAGGCGCTGACGCTGTCCCAGAAGAGGCCGTACGTGGACGAGGCGGAGCGGCTGCGCCTGCAGCACATGCAGGACTACCCCAACTACAAGTACCGGCCGCGCAGGAAGAAGCAGGCCAAGCGACTGTGCAAGCGCGTGGACCCGGGCTTCCTCCTGAGCTCCCTCTCCCGGGACCAGAACGCCCTGCCGGAGAAGAGAAGCGGCAGCCGGGGGGCGCTGGGGGAGAAGGAGGACAGGGGTGAGTACTCCCCCGGCACTGCCCTGCCCAGCCTCCGGGGCTGCTACCACGAGGGGCCGGCTggtggaggcggcggcggcggcacccCAAGCAGTGTGGACACGTACCCGTACGGGCTGCCCACACCTCCTGAAATGTCTCCCCTGGACGTGCTGGAGCCGGAGCAGACCTTCTTCTCCTCCCCCTGCCAGGAGGAGCATGGCCATCCCCGCCGCATCCCCCACCTGCCAGGGCACCCGTACTCACCGGAGTACGCCCCAAGCCCTCTCCACTGTAGCCACCCCCTGGGCTCCCTGGCCCTTGGCCAGTCCCCCGGCGTCTCCATGATGTCCCCTGTACCCGGCTGTCCCCCATCTCCTGCCTATTACTCCCCGGCCACCTACCACCCACTCCACTCCAACCTCCAAGCCCACCTGGGCCAGCTCTCCCCGCCTCCTGAGCACCCTGGCTTCGACGCCCTGGATCAATTGAGCCAGGTGGAACTCCTGGGGGACATGGATCGCAATGAATTCGACCAGTATTTGAACACTCCTGGCCACCCAGACTCCGCCACAGGGGCCATGGCCCTCAGTGGGCATGTTccggtctcccaggtgacaccaACGGGTCCCACAGAGACCAGCCTCATCTCCGTCCTGGCTGATGCCACGGCCACGTACTACAATAGCTACAGTGTGTCATAG